AGCCGGATCAAAGGCCATCCCCGTACCCACACAAGTGCCTTCTACCTCTCCCTTTGTATTTATCTTTGTGGCAACAGCATGCCAGCCCAGTTGTGCTACCGGACCATAAGCCAATGCGTCAATCCATCCTTTATTGATAGCATGTGCAAAACAATATACATAAATCGCCGTAGCCGAAGTCTCTAAATAAGAATCATTTCTATCAAGTAATTGATGCCAAAATCCTTCACCACTCTGACAGGCAGCCAATCCTCTGATATGAGCACGAAACTGTTTCAATACATCTTCATAGCCTGGATGACTTTTAGGCAAAACGTCTAGCACTTCCGTCATAGCCAGCAAAGCCCATCCATTAGCTCTCGCCCAATGAAAAGCAGGATGATCTTTCATTCCTTCAACCCAACCATGTCGATACAATCCCTTTTCAGGAACAAACATCCGTTTAGAGAACTGCAATATCTGCTTTACCGCTTCATTATAATATTTCATCTCACCCGTTAATCTTCCCATTTGAGCTATTGCAGGGACAGCCATAAACATATCATCCAGCCAAACTGTATTTTTCTGCGGACGATTACGAGCAAAAGTTCCATCACTCAAGCGGTACTCTCTATACATAATATAATTCATATAGTTGTCAATCATCGGCCTCAAGTTCATTCTTCTATCAGCTAACTGAGCTTTAATCATTGCAGCGCACATCGCCCCTGCATCATCTAGAGCATGTGGAGTAACAACTTGCCTCATCTGAGGATCAATCACTCCATACTGATTCAATTGCTGTTTAAAATAAGGTACCACCTCTGACAAAAAACGAAAACGTGTCAGTGCATAATCGGTATATGCTCGATCACCAGTACTTTGACCAGCAGAAAGCATACCCGCATAAGTCACTCCCCATTCATAACTAGCTAAACGAAACAATCCTTTACTCAAAACAGAATGAGAATCAATCTGTTTATAATCGGTAATACATTTTCCTGTCTTCTCATCAACCACTCTAGCCGGAGTAGCTTCATCAAGATAATGTAGCACCCTATCCATATCTGTTTTAATATCTTCGATAGAAAGCATACCATAAGGAACCCTATAGTTGGGTTTTAACAAATGCAAGGGGGTGTTTGTGTCATTAACTAATATTTTTTTCTTGTTTTGTGCTAAACTAGGAGTCATCCCTATAAAGAAGAGAAGTCCTGTTAAAATTAATAATTTCTTCATCATAATCATCTTAGTAATTTTCGTATTATTTAAGGAGTAATTTACTTGAATTGATAACCACGAAAAACTCCTGTTTTCAGATCAGGTCCAAAATAAAAGCCCGGCTGCGTAGGTTGATTATAAGCTACATTCTCAGTAGCAATGCTTATGCGATAAATAGGATCTTCAAGAAAAGTATGAAATCGATATATTGTAGGAATAGTCGAAACATAAAGCCGCAATGCTGTATTGTCTGCTGTGCGTAACAAGACTTCTTCACGCCAATCTCCAATAACATCCCCTTGTAGGCAAGGAGTTGCTTTTGTTCCATTATTCGACAAACATCCTTCAAAAACAGCTAACGGAAAGCATTTACCGCTCTTCCAGTTATATTTGCTCACTACATTTTTATCTAAAAGTTCGCGTAACAAATCACCATTCCACCAAACAGCCATATTCATAGATAAATGATGCATATTTGGATTTACCACTTCTCCTTTAATATTTCTGATACCCTTGGAATCTGACGACCACATCTCAACCCCCCAGTTTGTTGGATCAATATCCGCCGCCATGGCACGTCCCACATCTGTCGGACTCTTTACCTGCCATGATATCTCGCCGGTAGCCGCATCACGAAAAGAAGAGCCATCCCGTTTGTTTTCATGACAATCCCAAACTTGAAGTTTAGCAGTTGAAGGATCAAACTGAGTCATGTGCAGCGCATCACCATGCCCCATACCCGTAGAATAAAGTCCACGTCCATCATTATCAATAGCACAAGCTCCATACATAATTTCATCGCAACCATCTCCATCTACATCCCCTATACGAAGATTGTGGTTTCCCTGTCCGGCATATTTAATCCACTCCGGCTTATTACTATCAAAAACCCAACGTTGTTTCAAATCTTTGCCATTCCAGTCGAAAGCAGCCAAAACTGTACGAGTATAGTAACCACGACACATCACCACACTAGGATGCACTCCATCCAGATAGGCCACACAAGCCAAAAAACGATCACTTCTATTTGCATGATCATCTCCCCATCCCATCACATCTCCACGCTCCGGTACATAATTAGTCGTATACAAAGCCTCACCAGTCAGTCCGCTAAAAACCGTGAGAAACTCATTACCAGTCAGTATACGACCATTTTCATTCCGATAGTCAGCCTTTGCATCCCCAATCACCTTCCCTTTACCATCAACTGTTCCGTCCGATGTCTTCATCACTACCTCAGCCCGATTGTCTCCATCCAAGTCAAATACCATGAACTGCGTATAATGTGCTCCGGCACGAATATTTCTCCCCATGTTAATGCGCCACAAACGTGTACCATCCAATCGGTAACAATCCAAAAAGACAGGACCTGTATATCCATTCTGCGAATTGTCATGCGCATTAGAAGGATCCCATTTTAAGATAATCTCATATTCTCCGTCCCCGTCTACATCGCCAATACTCGCATCATTGGGTGAATAGGTAAACTCTTGTCCCGTCGGAGTAATTCCCCCTCTTGGTCTATCCAGAGGAATATTCAAATAACCAATAGGCGCCTTTGCAGCAAGTGAGAAACTGCCCTTCGGCAAAATCTGTCCCTTTATTGTCACCGCCTCAACTGTATAAAGAGCTTTAGTTGACCCAGTATAACTATCTCTATAAAAAGTACCTTCCGTTATTGGTTTCTTATTTATTTTTTTGCCATCCCGATACACATTAAAAGAAGTATTCATCGGGTCAGAAGAGAGATATCTCCATGAAACAAATACTGTGGAAGTTGATTCACGCACAGCTACCACCCCACGTCCTAGACTCTCTCTTTTTAACTTTGAAAAATCATAGGCAGGTTGGGCAAAAATACTGCTCGCTAACATAAGAGCAAACATTGCTATCCATATACATTTCCTTTTCATCATTGAATATTTTATATTTTAATCATAATACATTCGCATTATTGACCACATCTGTTAATACAGGAGCATTTTCAAAGACAGAAGTATAACCATCAGAAAACATTTTATTTCAAGAGTAGACTTAAAAACATTGCTCTCATTATTATTTATATAGATAGAAAGTATGGAGGTAAAAAGCGTGTTTCATATCTATTAATCAGATTTATTTGGTGAACAAAAATAGTTTTTTTAGACTCATTTTCGCCTATAGGTCTGTACAATTGCCTGTAAATACGTTCAAGAGAGAAGGAATCTTTTTTATTCTATTGAATTTCTATCTATTTTTGAAAGATTGAATTTTACCAATAAAAGAAAAAATAACAATACCTTATAATTAAGTACCAAGATGATCACTATCAACCGAGCTTACTCGATCGTATTTCTATTACTCTGCACAATCGGACTCCATGCCCAGAATGAAGTGCAGCCTTCAGGATTAAACAGTAAACAGTTTGCCAAGTATTGGCGGGTAGAATCAGAATCACCAGACTATAAAATCACTTTCTTGAATGATACAGTGGAAATGTTCGCTCCTAAAGGCTTAACTCTATGGAGAAAAGAAAAGATGAGCGGTAATGTGACCATTGAATACGACGCTTGCATCATGAATGAAGGGAAACCCGGTGACCGCCTCAGCGACTTGAATTGTTTTTGGATGGCAAGCGATCCGCTATATCCTGACAATATCTGGAAACAGGCGAAATGGAGAAATGGCGTGTTTAAGCATTGTTATTCCTTGCAGATGTATTACATGGGATACGGAGGTAATCACAACTCTACTACCCGCTTTCGACGATATGACGGAAACTATGAACGAGCAGAGAAAGAACATCAGTTACCTGCTATCCTAAAAGAATATACCGACGTTAAGCATCTTTTAAAAGCGAACCAATGGTATCACATCAAAATCACCTGCATAAACAATAGAGTTTGTTACTATATTAATGATGAGCGTCTGATTGATTATCGGGACCCAAACCCGCACCGTTCAGGTTGGTTTGGTTTCCGAACTACTCTGTCCAGAGCACGGATTACAAACTTTAGCTATAAAGCCCACCCGACAGATGATAGCACAATTTCTCTTAAGTGGATAGGCGATACACCTTCTGTAAACACAGCGGTAAGTTTCGGTGTACCTTTTGCCAAAGGAAAGGTCTCTGCCAATGAGAAATTCTCTCTTGCCACTGCCAGAGGAACAAAAATACCTATTGACAATTGGAATCTGGCTTATTGGCCGGACGGCTCTATCAAATGGGGAGGCTTCGCTGCTGTTATCCCTTCATCAACAGAAAAACTAACACTCTATATTGGTAAAAAGGGACTTTCAACAGAGCATAAGAGAGAAGATAAATTTACATCCAAAGCAAATAAAACCTGCAAAAAAGGAAGAAAAGATGAACAAAGATTCACTAATTCACTAACTATACAAGAATCGGCTGACCATATTATCATCGACAATGGGATGCTAACCACTTTCTTATCAAAGAAAGGCAAATGTATTTTCGACAGTCTAATCTACAACAAAACCCGCATTGCTGGACCTGCCCAACTTATCTGCCAAACAGAAAGCAAAATAATTGATGGAGCCAATGAAAATTTCCTAAATGGAGCAGATTATAAAGAGCAGGTGTGTTATACCAATTATCGAAGTGAAATAAAGAAAGTAACAATTGAAAGTCAAGGCAAGATACGAGCTGTCGTAAAGATAGAAGGAGTACATAAAAATGCCGAGCGAGAATGGCTACCTTTTGTTGTACGCCTCTATTTCTATGTCGGTAACGAACAAATAAAACTAGTACATAGCATTATTTATAACGGCGATCAGCACAAAGACTTCATCAAAGGGCTAGGGCTTACCTTTGATGTACCACTGCGTGAAGCGTTATACAATAGACATGTTGCCTTCGCTGGAAGCGGAAATGGTCTATGGAGCGAACCTGTTCAGCCTCTTACCGGACGGCGAACAATAAAGCTGAAAAGTGATAGAAATATCTACCGGGAACAGATGGAAGGAAAACGTATTCCTGATTACCAAGAATTCAATTCTATGAATCAAGACCTCATCGATCATTGGGCATCATGGAGCGATTATCGGCTGTCGCAATTGAGCCCTGATGCCTTTAGCATTCGCAAGCGAGCCAACAACAATAACCCATGGATAGGCACATTTTCAGGAGACCGCTCACGTGGTTTAGCTTTTGTTGGTGATGTAAGCGGCGGATTATCCGTATGCCTGCAAAATTTCTGGCAATCGTATCCTTCATCTATTGAAATACAAAGAGCACGAACAGCTCATGCAGCACTTACCGTATGGTTATGGAGCCCCGAAGGTGAGGCAATGGATTTGCGCCATTACGACAACGTGGCTCACGGACTCAATGAAAGCTATGAGGATGTACAAAAGGGATTAAGCACTCCTTACGGTATTGCCAGAACCAGCGTATTGATGCTTTGCCCGCAAATCAATTATCCAGGCAAAACACAATTATCGGCTTTAGCTTCCAATCTTTCTGTTAGCAAGCAACTAATTTGTAGCCCTGAATACCTTCAAAGACAGCATGCCTTCGGTATATGGA
This is a stretch of genomic DNA from uncultured Bacteroides sp.. It encodes these proteins:
- a CDS encoding rhamnogalacturonan lyase — encoded protein: MMKRKCIWIAMFALMLASSIFAQPAYDFSKLKRESLGRGVVAVRESTSTVFVSWRYLSSDPMNTSFNVYRDGKKINKKPITEGTFYRDSYTGSTKALYTVEAVTIKGQILPKGSFSLAAKAPIGYLNIPLDRPRGGITPTGQEFTYSPNDASIGDVDGDGEYEIILKWDPSNAHDNSQNGYTGPVFLDCYRLDGTRLWRINMGRNIRAGAHYTQFMVFDLDGDNRAEVVMKTSDGTVDGKGKVIGDAKADYRNENGRILTGNEFLTVFSGLTGEALYTTNYVPERGDVMGWGDDHANRSDRFLACVAYLDGVHPSVVMCRGYYTRTVLAAFDWNGKDLKQRWVFDSNKPEWIKYAGQGNHNLRIGDVDGDGCDEIMYGACAIDNDGRGLYSTGMGHGDALHMTQFDPSTAKLQVWDCHENKRDGSSFRDAATGEISWQVKSPTDVGRAMAADIDPTNWGVEMWSSDSKGIRNIKGEVVNPNMHHLSMNMAVWWNGDLLRELLDKNVVSKYNWKSGKCFPLAVFEGCLSNNGTKATPCLQGDVIGDWREEVLLRTADNTALRLYVSTIPTIYRFHTFLEDPIYRISIATENVAYNQPTQPGFYFGPDLKTGVFRGYQFK
- a CDS encoding DUF6250 domain-containing protein; its protein translation is MITINRAYSIVFLLLCTIGLHAQNEVQPSGLNSKQFAKYWRVESESPDYKITFLNDTVEMFAPKGLTLWRKEKMSGNVTIEYDACIMNEGKPGDRLSDLNCFWMASDPLYPDNIWKQAKWRNGVFKHCYSLQMYYMGYGGNHNSTTRFRRYDGNYERAEKEHQLPAILKEYTDVKHLLKANQWYHIKITCINNRVCYYINDERLIDYRDPNPHRSGWFGFRTTLSRARITNFSYKAHPTDDSTISLKWIGDTPSVNTAVSFGVPFAKGKVSANEKFSLATARGTKIPIDNWNLAYWPDGSIKWGGFAAVIPSSTEKLTLYIGKKGLSTEHKREDKFTSKANKTCKKGRKDEQRFTNSLTIQESADHIIIDNGMLTTFLSKKGKCIFDSLIYNKTRIAGPAQLICQTESKIIDGANENFLNGADYKEQVCYTNYRSEIKKVTIESQGKIRAVVKIEGVHKNAEREWLPFVVRLYFYVGNEQIKLVHSIIYNGDQHKDFIKGLGLTFDVPLREALYNRHVAFAGSGNGLWSEPVQPLTGRRTIKLKSDRNIYREQMEGKRIPDYQEFNSMNQDLIDHWASWSDYRLSQLSPDAFSIRKRANNNNPWIGTFSGDRSRGLAFVGDVSGGLSVCLQNFWQSYPSSIEIQRARTAHAALTVWLWSPEGEAMDLRHYDNVAHGLNESYEDVQKGLSTPYGIARTSVLMLCPQINYPGKTQLSALASNLSVSKQLICSPEYLQRQHAFGIWSLPDRSTPTRNQVEDQLNAYIDYYQKAIEQHKWYGYWNYGDVMHTYDPERHEWRYDIGGFAWDNTELASNMWLWYSFLRTGRADIWRMAEAMTRHTTEVDVYHLGPNAGLGSRHNVSHWGCGAKEARISQAAWNRFYYYLTTDERSGDLMTEVKDADQKLYTMDPMRLAQPREEYPCTAPARLRIGPDWLAYAGNWMTEWERTRNTVYRDKIIAGMKSIAQLPNGLFTGPKALGFDPATGIISYEGNPKMENTNHLMTIMGGFEVMNELMEMINLPEWKKVWLDHAAHYTKKAWEISHSRFLIPKLAAYAAYQTSDPKLKAQAWNELMPRNGKYPWKPLQMKKILPPKVLSPIDEDTSVSTNSVATWAIDAIYMLEVAPPDE